GTTTCCAGCCCCTCACAGTCCCTTTAATgactgaggggagagacagaccCTCCAGGGTCTGTGGGAAGTTTGATGGAAACCTGTGATGCATCTTAAATTGCACCCAATTCCCTTTATATTACActtctttagaccagggcccatagggatctaggcaacagtagtacactatatagggaccaTTGTCAATTGGGACATAGTCCCTGAATAGTTAGTCAGAATGGGTCCTGGAGAAAGGCCCTATCTGTTCTCAGAGTGATTTTAGACAGAGGCCATGTCTGAATAACCAtacttgaattctaaatagtAGGCTTTTTTGGGAACTGAAAAAATATACAATTTTATAGTATGTGAAATTAATTccaggatgtcatactcatttaggcttttcatctagtagaatttgTTGCAAactattgaggaagagaatcTGCTTTTCACTCCTACCTGTGTTCGACAATGGCTGATAATCAGAATAGGGGATGTGCTCTACAAAAATGTACAAAGGGTGGGGAACAAGCGCTATTGCGCATTTGATGACACCTTCTCAGTATGCTTACAACATACCTTTTACTAAACAGTACATTCTAAATAGTATGTTGCACGAGTAGTGCTCAGTATGCTGTTTTAGTAAGTCGTAGGCCAGCCAGAATTTGGACACTTTTGCCGTCAGGGTTATCTGATGGGCATTTGACGAAGCCTCCAAGCCTCTGGTCTAAAGCTCCACAGCAAAAGTGTCTGAGTCACAGTCAAACAGAATATTGTAAACAGTGACCACATCCAAGACCACAGGCACCCTCGCACATAAGtacgtgtcacacacacactcaaacaaaacccctcccctacacacacatacacaccgtaCAGCCTGTGCTACATTTCCGTAGTAATGACCGTTGACAGAAACCAGAGCAGCGTTTGAAATGTTTTCATCATGTTTGTTTtgtggctccctccctccctgcagcaGATCCCCATATAGCCCCAGCCCCGCTTGGCTCTGGTGTCTGGTGTAGTCTAACATCTCGCTACCTGTGATacccaggggagaggagaaggtaaTCACCAGCAGCATTGCATTCCATCCTCCTGTCCCACTGCCATATCTACACTGGAATGTTAAACACACTGGGAGATACATGATTTACATAAAGCTGTAGTTACTAGCTAGTTAATGTATTTAGTTACATGATTGACCTTTTACATCATACATTATTAGTCCATGTATTCATTGGATGATTCACATTTATTACTGTGCAAATCACTGTACTTAAGCAAATATTATTTTCATTTGATGTGCTAAACAGTTTGTTTTTAATAAGTAAGTCACAGTAGTTATTAAACTATATGCTGTTGCACAAGTTACTCAACAGATATGTTTTGCCTCCAACCTAGAAGGTCTTATAACAGTCTCCTCTGACACACAAATCTACACTAATCTGCTAAACCCCCTTGGACATAAGGATTACTAATTGGATGAATTTAGTGGTGAGTTCACAAGGCCAGGGGGCCTGAGGGGTGGGTAGACGTTCCCCTTCTCAGACAACATATCcaggatcagcttaccctccccAAATCCTAGCCTTAACCATTATGGAGGTGGAACAGcaaactgaccctagatcagtATGTAGTTGGTATCCTTTTGTTTGGCATTGGCTTGGACAATGGACATTCTCATTTTCATGTTTTCATTTATGCAGTTATTTTTTCACAGTTTAATCTCCTATGTGTGGTGTTGGCATCCTGGCTAACCTGTCTGCATTGTGTTTTCACCATCTTTTCGTGtacgacacacacacgcataatgTACACGCAACCactcatgcatacacacactTGCACTTCTACACTCGCATACATgcacccattcacacacacatgcatccaATCTACTCGGGACCCTCTGCTCTGTCTGAACtatagagagggggtgaggggagggctaaggagggggagggagaaggatttaTAGACAGCTGAACCATGCAGTGAGGTACAAGGTTGACCTGGGAGGGCATGTGTGATAATATGGAACAGTACAGACGGACCATTCATGTAAGGTTTAACACACTCGCAGGATGAGTATTCTATTGGTGAATACAGTAGCCCCAGGCTACAAGGACATAATGTATGAATTTATATATTACTCAATGCCATATCTAATTAATTGTGACATGAGAAATTGAATTTCACATCTTTAGAATGTAAATAACTGAGGTGGGATATTTTTTGGAATCATAGGCTTGCTCTAGGCTATTTTACGCTAGTGTTTATGCTCCTTGGTATGCACGTACAAAACATAATTTGTTTCAATAAAAGTTTTGAAAACAAGGTGAAAACAGGAGACCTCTCTACCATGCAAGCACGCTCCCGCCCCACAGAGGTTCCCCGCGCCCAGTTGCTTAGGGTTTCCGAGTACGCGCCCACGGCACGGATACGCGCACTCCAGTCTCCGTCCTCTGCTAGACATGGCGGCGGATCTAAACCCAGACTGGCTCTCCTGCCTTCCTTCTTCTTGGAGTTATGGGGTGGCTCGGGACGGAAGGATATTCTTCATCAAGTAAATATTCTCAGGATACGGAGCATGGAAGTGAATTGGCTTTGTTTCGACGCGTTTGTTTATGTCTGTGTTATTTGCGTGTTCACCTTCTCCCCGTTTCTTACCCAACAGTGAAGAAGCCAAGAGTACGACCTGGCTTCATCCCGTCACCGGAGAGGCCGTCATAACGGGGCACAGAACAACCCCAGGTAAAAACGGTTCGCAT
Above is a genomic segment from Oncorhynchus kisutch isolate 150728-3 linkage group LG19, Okis_V2, whole genome shotgun sequence containing:
- the LOC109864308 gene encoding pleckstrin homology domain-containing family A member 5 isoform X12; protein product: MAADLNPDWLSCLPSSWSYGVARDGRIFFINEEAKSTTWLHPVTGEAVITGHRTTPDLPTGWEEGYTFEGARCFINVPGDGTNPKRLV
- the LOC109864308 gene encoding pleckstrin homology domain-containing family A member 5 isoform X13, with the translated sequence MAADLNPDWLSCLPSSWSYGVARDGRIFFINEEAKSTTWLHPVTGEAVITGHRTTPDLPTGWEEGYTFEGARCFIK